Proteins from a genomic interval of Candidatus Hydrogenedentota bacterium:
- a CDS encoding twin-arginine translocation signal domain-containing protein has product MTLSRRDFLKLSALVTASAALSSCAPVYRKLAGDLPAVPWTALSANDFLALNRLTFGPRVDERARFVDIGLKAWIEEQLDFESINDLACEIQLSPFKSLKLDANELEGISNQL; this is encoded by the coding sequence ATGACTCTCTCCAGACGTGATTTCCTCAAACTCAGTGCTCTTGTGACGGCCAGCGCGGCACTTTCATCCTGTGCTCCAGTCTATCGCAAACTCGCCGGTGACTTGCCTGCCGTCCCATGGACTGCGCTCAGCGCAAACGATTTCCTCGCATTGAATCGACTCACTTTCGGTCCACGAGTGGATGAACGAGCCCGTTTCGTCGACATCGGTTTGAAGGCCTGGATCGAGGAGCAGCTTGATTTCGAATCGATCAACGATCTTGCATGCGAGATTCAACTCAGCCCATTCAAATCCCTTAAACTGGATGCGAATGAACTCGAAGGAATCAGCAACCAGCTCTT